The proteins below come from a single Zea mays cultivar B73 chromosome 8, Zm-B73-REFERENCE-NAM-5.0, whole genome shotgun sequence genomic window:
- the LOC103635051 gene encoding transcription factor JAMYB: protein MAVLWKGSSSSPCDWPEATVTTVSDADDDAAAAAELRRGPWTVEEDAVLAGHVAAHGEGRWNELACAAGLRRTGKSCRLRWLNYLRPGVRRGGFTPREQLLVLDLHSRWGNRWSRIAAHLPGRTDNEVKNYWRTRVQKHARQLGCAVGSRQFNDAVRNLWVPRLLERIHADDSAAAAAADADADASRCCYSASPSHDELSSSHPAHRNAAPITGDDCARAPSPDVSSVVTGSSWSREASPTSQLFKSSSSTVEGCSTSTETEQCQNGCSSSATSVDMFDESWSELLARAIHDDDAEFGSGETGDSWWSLEDIWEQPLY from the coding sequence ATGGCCGTGCTGTGGAAGGGTTCGTCGTCTTCGCCCTGTGACTGGCCGGAGGCGACGGTGACCACCGTCAGCGACGCCGACGacgacgcggcggcggcggcggagctgCGGCGGGGGCCGTGGACGGTGGAGGAGGACGCGGTCCTGGCGGGCCACGTGGCCGCGCACGGCGAGGGGCGGTGGAACGAGCTGGCGTGCGCCGCGGGGCTCAGGCGCACCGGCAAGAGCTGCCGCCTGCGCTGGCTCAACTACCTCCGCCCCGGCGTGCGCCGCGGGGGCTTCACCCCGCGGGAGCAGCTGCTCGTCCTCGACCTCCACTCCCGCTGGGGCAACCGCTGGTCCAGGATCGCCGCGCACCTGCCGGGCCGCACGGATAACGAGGTCAAGAACTACTGGCGCACGCGGGTGCAGAAGCACGCCAGGCAGCTGGGCTGCGCCGTCGGCAGCCGCCAGTTCAACGACGCCGTGAGGAACCTCTGGGTGCCGCGCCTGCTCGAGAGGATCCACGCCGAcgactcagcagcagcagccgccgccGATGCCGATGCCGATGCCTCTCGCTGCTGCTACTCCGCGAGCCCATCGCACGATGAGCTGTCGTCGTCCCACCCGGCGCACCGAAACGCTGCGCCCATCACGGGCGACGACTGCGCGCGCGCACCGTCCCCGGACGTGTCCAGTGTCGTCACTGGGTCCTCGTGGTCACGGGAGGCGTCCCCCACGTCGCAGTTGTTCAAGTCGAGCAGTTCGACCGTGGAGGGATGCTCTACTTCTACCGAGACCGAGCAGTGCCAGAACGGATGCTCCTCGAGCGCGACGAGCGTTGACATGTTCGACGAGAGCTGGTCGGAGCTTCTTGCTCGCGCCATCCATGACGACGACGCGGAATTCGGATCGGGAGAAACCGGAGACAGCTGGTGGAGTTTGGAGGACATCTGGGAGCAACCGCTCTACTGA